A genome region from Methanobacterium bryantii includes the following:
- a CDS encoding chitobiase/beta-hexosaminidase C-terminal domain-containing protein → MNFNKSFLVALIFGIFVILVMGSLNSVAATDKNIYVDINGNDTTNLGNSSNSPYATIEKAVNESAHKDAVTIHLSEGTFRGSGNSLITINKAHRTQGGNITIVGAGYNKTIIDGYFNSNIFDIKADSIVILENLTFINCKSLNGGVISSSGNLKIINCIFDNNRAVTNGGSIYINSGSCSIYNSRFNNNSASTGGAIYFGVSTGSGNLNVDRSVFTNNCACSSSLNYGHGGAVYSYGSSAALSTITNSIFINNSAVSDYHSTYPNPTYVNRGGSVYLWSGYLINNSFINSSITGPAPEGGAFYVNTAYIYGFDNNLRVNCSINGVLEPDIYTPDYQKDTSTNVTLSHSTGENGDYVDAAADVTDKDGAPVNGGVVEFFLAGTSLGTVDVVNGRATKSIQVKGSIGSYIILAKYLGTERFKESNGVNIYQLIDTVAPNVTVNRAGGIYVGVQTVTLTSDDPTAVIYYTTDGTNPTTSSRVYSGSIQVNKSMTLKYFAVDPANNPSQIYVQNYVITTAAPSVYVNHAGGIYVGVQTVTLTSDDPTAVIYYTTDGTNPTTSSRVYSGSIQVNKSMTLKYFAVNSANSSSQIYMQNFIINSRPPKEINITDNNYNNYFNVYTGEILSSADIIAGDTIRIGNVSNKAFVIDRQLTLTTIAPGNIIKNGVIHLTHGSSGSSVIGLKIVNDKTDIVIDGINVIKLHGIWLTNSSNDYIFNNSVQLANSRGVFAMPMGWSSNNTIIFNTLISTLSTTMPMGDCNYNNISNNYLQSTAANVVYYNPWGHADYSGSGICIGNYFSNNHIYAITSASFAIAMVLNSNVTVINNIINNTGAGITGVESNSLVKNNTIITPSGAIETLGGNITVSDNTIYCPGTGIYIGSSRSSNFPVIVSNNKIFNSSSFAAICIKTDNCILMNNTVDTSSIYFGIYIEGNNVTVRDNNININYFGDGIGVAGDNCQIFNNKVNVSKNKGIVILASNSNVYDNNIKAGLGIVADSTGIVWNRLSDTATVASSWKYPSSSNRLYSNILINNIISSSSYGIFLNGNVYNTSLSGNQITTNETIGIVKNTTDYFEDDNSDNTVNGIVTDFTGVIINDLNFYSYFDKNGYFKLNSSADSFTFILTCLSSKTINVDRNMTLFSNGLANLLTDVTVVIHSDGSGSTIKDLNFFNEDMGAIVLEDGCENINILGNNITMSSNANFNDSLTGISMGACNFANIESNNIFIISNSALLYGISILDNANYLNIYNNSIILNGDNLIEGIYCSLLGYSNITSNTINLIGSGFGYGIAATNINGPVHDLNINNNVIVANIGKMLYLIELHITENINIENNSLSGKANGVYGIAIFNSNNTTIKSNEIKTEGGNLDKITYNPDVLGTGNAAIYICSNTNNTIAENNTIYTDAKKQIILNNLKTGLQNSFINNYFVVYDDNIANYFNSNNEFENNLVTQNDTLLFDNIKNYHNLYFNTPLNISSYSKNSVVNATFNFKSGAFNSNITNLNFNLIDKMAFIIVDGVNITFTSNLINILSTNPLNNLSAVIIAQYSIYNTIRNNTINMAGKSNLTAVTVYNFYNGYYGRSPEFNKIEGNTINLKSNLSVTGIYNAMTGNTTIVNNSINLFANDSACGIYNIYSNDFKLFLSTLWTRNTNIINNTILANGSKVRLIESIMANNTYISGNILRSSSTASYGYAAYNTTGDVLEYNDIEVNGSNTNNNFINLPWAKVPHAGVYFSEGSSNSTVLENSIVSNYVGTNDYAVYIDENTFDMVVKDDYLISDNNRRIANMAVYGPTAVISNNGYYYVYVSVEGNDETGDGSSGNPFKTIAYAVSKVINKGIIYINSGIYYASGILVNKTVTIVNAVFNNGTAASGNVLINGNGSQIFNITKNAKLAVIGLNFTNSAAKDGSVFYNNGFLSIKDCKFFNNTANNYGGVVVNNGSLQIENSSFSYNTAYRGGVIDNYGNLTITSSNFFNNTVYMNGSGAVIFSHDKSLINITKSHFTSNFANKTNTNPVYQTTDENGIAYGSGGVIYNLGQLYVYDSIFDYNNATTMGGAIVSSSLSGIKDILIVNSTFNHNRAQGGGAINVVQNNKLTIRNSSFYENEATVQMGGALCVNHSTLIMDNVTMTSNSAGYGGGAIASWDTNSTITNSNISSNTGDVGGGIYFSGNNLGGHPSASLTILNSTISNNIGFDQGGAFYLNNANVKMTNSNVFGNFASGNPTIAIQSSNDPLISNIDFDGNWWGSDSGPTDDVWLNANAFRNWRRTINIWVPNDNSNSDSDNGGTVSNPWYNPNLGNVNAGLGTGFGLGTGSGLGSGSGSGSGGSGSGSGSGGSGSGSGSGGSGSGSGGGSLIPGGSGGNSTVPGGNTNSTVAWNDVGTIGLTTALGYTSAGESGSSGKSGGSSGRAYEIENPEDEKIHSEEQNALWGFFAVLFFIVLLAAGYLRNRKSG, encoded by the coding sequence ATGAATTTTAATAAATCCTTTTTAGTAGCTTTAATATTTGGAATTTTTGTGATCTTAGTTATGGGGTCTCTTAATTCAGTTGCAGCTACTGATAAGAATATATATGTTGATATTAATGGTAATGATACTACAAATTTAGGAAATAGTTCTAACAGTCCTTATGCCACTATAGAGAAGGCTGTAAATGAAAGTGCCCATAAAGATGCAGTAACTATTCATTTAAGTGAAGGAACATTTAGAGGCTCTGGTAATTCATTAATTACAATCAATAAGGCTCACAGGACACAGGGAGGAAATATTACTATTGTCGGTGCTGGCTATAACAAAACTATTATCGATGGTTATTTTAATAGCAATATTTTTGATATTAAGGCGGATTCAATCGTGATTTTGGAAAATTTAACATTTATTAATTGTAAAAGTCTTAATGGTGGTGTTATATCCAGTTCTGGAAATTTAAAAATTATTAACTGTATTTTTGATAATAACCGTGCTGTAACTAATGGTGGATCAATTTATATTAATTCAGGGTCTTGTTCTATTTACAATTCCCGATTTAACAATAATTCTGCATCTACAGGAGGAGCTATTTATTTCGGTGTTTCTACAGGATCTGGAAATCTTAATGTAGATAGATCTGTTTTTACAAACAATTGTGCCTGCTCTTCAAGTCTGAATTATGGACACGGGGGTGCAGTTTATTCTTATGGAAGTTCGGCAGCATTATCAACTATAACAAATTCGATATTTATCAATAATTCTGCAGTATCAGATTATCATTCTACATATCCTAACCCCACATATGTAAACAGGGGAGGATCAGTTTATTTATGGTCGGGATATCTAATCAACAACAGCTTCATTAATAGTTCTATCACTGGTCCTGCACCTGAAGGAGGCGCTTTTTATGTCAATACTGCATATATTTACGGTTTTGATAATAATTTAAGGGTTAATTGTTCAATAAATGGTGTATTAGAGCCTGATATTTACACTCCAGATTATCAGAAGGATACCAGTACCAATGTTACGTTATCCCACTCTACAGGTGAAAATGGGGATTATGTTGATGCGGCGGCTGATGTAACTGATAAAGATGGTGCTCCTGTTAATGGTGGTGTTGTGGAATTTTTCTTAGCGGGTACTTCTTTAGGCACTGTTGATGTGGTTAATGGCCGTGCTACAAAAAGCATTCAAGTTAAGGGGTCTATTGGCTCTTATATAATTCTTGCAAAATATTTGGGAACGGAACGTTTTAAGGAGTCTAACGGTGTTAATATTTATCAGTTGATAGACACTGTTGCCCCAAATGTGACTGTTAACCGCGCTGGTGGGATTTATGTTGGTGTTCAGACCGTGACTTTGACCAGTGATGATCCAACCGCGGTTATTTACTACACCACAGATGGAACTAACCCTACTACAAGTAGCAGGGTGTATTCAGGTTCTATTCAGGTTAACAAGAGCATGACCTTGAAATATTTCGCAGTAGATCCTGCAAATAACCCTAGCCAGATTTACGTACAAAATTATGTAATAACAACTGCTGCCCCGTCTGTGTATGTGAATCATGCTGGTGGGATTTATGTTGGTGTTCAGACCGTGACTTTGACCAGTGATGATCCAACCGCGGTTATTTACTACACCACAGATGGAACTAACCCTACTACAAGTAGCAGGGTGTATTCAGGTTCTATTCAGGTTAACAAGAGCATGACCTTGAAATATTTTGCAGTGAACTCGGCAAATAGTTCGAGCCAGATTTACATGCAAAATTTTATAATCAACAGCAGGCCACCAAAGGAGATAAACATCACAGATAATAATTATAACAATTATTTCAATGTTTACACTGGCGAAATATTATCCAGTGCAGATATTATTGCTGGAGACACTATACGGATAGGAAATGTATCTAATAAGGCGTTTGTAATAGATAGACAGCTGACTTTAACAACAATTGCTCCAGGTAATATTATAAAAAATGGTGTCATTCACTTAACTCATGGAAGTAGTGGATCCAGTGTTATCGGCCTTAAAATTGTTAATGATAAAACTGATATTGTAATCGATGGAATAAATGTTATTAAATTGCATGGTATATGGTTAACTAATTCAAGCAACGATTATATCTTTAATAACAGTGTTCAACTGGCCAATAGCCGCGGTGTTTTCGCAATGCCCATGGGATGGTCTAGCAATAACACTATTATTTTCAACACTTTGATCAGTACATTAAGTACCACTATGCCTATGGGAGATTGTAATTATAATAATATTTCTAATAACTATTTACAATCCACAGCAGCCAATGTTGTCTATTATAACCCGTGGGGTCATGCAGATTATAGTGGAAGCGGCATATGTATTGGTAATTATTTTTCTAATAATCATATTTATGCAATTACTTCAGCATCATTTGCTATTGCAATGGTTTTAAATTCAAATGTCACTGTAATTAATAATATAATAAACAATACTGGAGCTGGAATTACAGGTGTAGAGAGCAATTCTTTAGTTAAAAACAACACCATAATTACACCTTCTGGCGCTATAGAAACATTGGGGGGCAATATAACAGTTTCAGATAATACTATTTATTGTCCAGGTACAGGAATCTATATTGGTTCAAGCAGATCCTCGAATTTCCCTGTAATTGTTTCTAACAATAAAATTTTTAATTCTTCATCTTTTGCAGCAATTTGTATAAAAACTGATAATTGTATTTTGATGAATAACACTGTAGATACCAGCAGCATTTACTTTGGAATTTATATTGAAGGGAATAATGTTACTGTTAGAGATAATAACATCAATATCAATTACTTTGGAGATGGTATTGGAGTAGCTGGAGATAACTGTCAAATCTTTAACAATAAGGTTAATGTTTCTAAAAATAAGGGTATTGTTATTCTGGCTTCTAACTCAAACGTTTATGATAACAATATCAAAGCGGGTTTAGGGATTGTGGCTGATTCAACAGGTATTGTTTGGAATAGACTTTCAGATACAGCAACCGTAGCATCATCCTGGAAATATCCTTCTTCATCCAATAGACTTTACTCTAATATTCTCATTAATAATATCATAAGTAGCAGCTCTTATGGGATATTTTTAAATGGAAATGTTTATAATACAAGCTTATCTGGAAATCAGATCACTACAAATGAAACCATAGGTATTGTTAAGAATACAACTGATTATTTTGAGGATGACAATTCTGATAATACTGTTAATGGTATTGTAACTGATTTTACAGGCGTAATTATAAATGATCTGAATTTCTATTCATATTTTGATAAAAATGGTTATTTTAAGCTAAATTCTTCAGCTGATAGTTTTACTTTTATTTTAACCTGTTTATCCAGTAAGACCATAAATGTTGACAGAAACATGACCCTTTTTAGCAATGGTCTGGCTAATCTATTAACTGATGTTACTGTAGTGATACATAGCGATGGTAGTGGTTCAACAATAAAAGATTTGAACTTTTTCAATGAGGATATGGGTGCAATTGTTCTTGAAGACGGTTGTGAAAACATCAATATCCTGGGCAATAATATAACTATGTCTTCAAATGCCAATTTTAATGATTCTTTAACTGGAATTTCTATGGGGGCATGTAATTTTGCTAATATTGAATCAAACAATATTTTTATAATCAGTAATAGCGCTCTCCTTTATGGAATTTCTATTCTGGATAATGCAAACTATTTAAATATATACAATAACAGCATTATTTTAAATGGTGATAACTTAATTGAAGGTATATACTGTAGTTTACTTGGATACTCCAACATAACATCCAATACAATTAACCTGATCGGCAGTGGCTTTGGTTATGGTATTGCAGCAACAAATATAAATGGCCCTGTTCATGATCTAAACATAAACAACAACGTTATTGTGGCTAACATAGGTAAAATGCTGTATTTAATTGAACTGCACATCACAGAAAATATAAACATTGAAAATAATTCCCTCAGCGGCAAAGCTAACGGCGTTTATGGTATTGCCATATTTAATTCTAATAATACAACAATAAAATCTAATGAAATCAAAACAGAAGGCGGTAATTTAGATAAAATTACTTACAATCCTGATGTTTTAGGAACAGGTAATGCTGCAATTTATATATGTTCCAACACCAACAACACTATCGCTGAAAATAACACTATTTATACTGATGCTAAAAAACAGATTATTCTTAACAACTTAAAAACAGGACTTCAAAATTCTTTTATCAATAATTATTTTGTTGTTTATGATGATAATATTGCTAACTACTTTAATAGTAATAATGAGTTTGAAAATAATTTAGTTACTCAAAATGACACTTTATTGTTTGATAATATAAAAAATTATCACAACTTATACTTTAACACTCCTTTAAATATCAGTTCTTATTCTAAAAATAGTGTAGTTAATGCAACTTTTAATTTTAAATCAGGGGCGTTTAATTCTAATATCACAAATTTAAATTTTAATTTGATAGATAAAATGGCTTTTATCATTGTTGATGGGGTTAATATCACTTTCACCAGTAATTTAATCAATATTTTAAGCACAAATCCTTTAAACAATTTATCTGCTGTTATAATTGCCCAATACAGTATCTACAATACAATCAGGAATAATACAATTAATATGGCTGGTAAATCAAACTTAACAGCTGTCACTGTTTATAACTTTTATAATGGCTATTATGGAAGAAGTCCTGAGTTCAATAAAATTGAGGGAAACACTATAAACTTAAAATCCAATTTATCGGTAACAGGAATTTATAATGCGATGACTGGAAATACAACCATCGTTAATAATTCAATTAATTTATTTGCAAATGATTCTGCTTGTGGAATTTATAACATATACTCCAATGATTTCAAGTTATTCCTCAGCACTCTCTGGACTAGAAATACGAACATTATAAACAATACTATTTTAGCAAATGGAAGTAAAGTAAGATTAATAGAGTCTATAATGGCGAACAATACATATATAAGTGGTAATATATTACGTTCTTCATCAACTGCTTCTTATGGGTATGCAGCGTATAATACCACTGGTGATGTACTGGAGTACAATGATATTGAAGTCAACGGGTCAAATACAAATAATAATTTTATTAATTTGCCATGGGCAAAAGTTCCCCATGCAGGAGTATACTTCTCTGAAGGTTCTTCTAACAGTACAGTGCTTGAAAACAGTATAGTATCTAATTATGTTGGAACTAATGATTATGCAGTATACATCGATGAAAACACGTTTGATATGGTTGTTAAAGATGATTATTTAATCAGCGACAACAACCGGCGCATTGCAAACATGGCTGTTTATGGGCCTACAGCTGTAATTAGTAATAATGGCTATTACTATGTCTATGTTTCTGTAGAGGGTAATGATGAAACTGGAGATGGATCTAGCGGTAATCCTTTTAAAACAATTGCATATGCTGTTTCTAAAGTAATAAATAAAGGAATTATTTATATTAATAGCGGTATTTATTATGCAAGTGGTATACTTGTAAATAAAACCGTTACAATTGTTAATGCGGTTTTCAATAATGGTACTGCTGCAAGTGGCAATGTTTTAATCAACGGCAACGGAAGTCAAATATTTAACATTACTAAAAATGCTAAATTAGCTGTTATTGGGCTGAATTTTACTAATTCAGCTGCTAAAGATGGTTCTGTATTTTATAACAATGGATTTTTATCAATTAAAGACTGTAAATTTTTCAACAACACGGCAAATAACTATGGTGGCGTGGTTGTTAACAATGGCAGCTTACAGATTGAAAATTCTAGTTTTTCATATAATACAGCTTATCGTGGAGGTGTTATAGATAATTATGGTAATTTAACCATTACATCTTCAAATTTCTTCAATAACACTGTTTATATGAATGGATCCGGTGCTGTGATATTTTCTCATGATAAATCCTTAATAAACATCACTAAATCTCATTTTACCTCAAACTTCGCTAATAAAACAAATACAAATCCGGTTTATCAAACAACCGATGAAAATGGAATAGCGTATGGTTCTGGAGGAGTAATATACAATTTAGGGCAGTTATATGTATATGATTCAATTTTTGATTACAACAACGCAACAACCATGGGCGGTGCAATTGTAAGTTCATCACTTTCCGGAATTAAGGATATTTTAATTGTAAATTCAACTTTTAACCACAACAGGGCACAGGGAGGAGGCGCAATAAACGTGGTCCAAAATAATAAATTGACTATACGGAACTCGTCCTTCTATGAAAATGAAGCCACTGTGCAAATGGGCGGCGCTTTATGTGTTAATCACAGCACATTGATTATGGATAATGTTACAATGACTTCAAACTCTGCTGGTTATGGTGGAGGAGCCATAGCTAGTTGGGATACTAATTCAACCATTACTAATTCTAATATCAGTAGTAATACGGGGGATGTTGGTGGGGGAATTTATTTTAGTGGAAATAATCTTGGTGGTCACCCTTCAGCATCATTAACGATATTAAACAGCACCATTTCAAACAACATTGGTTTTGATCAGGGCGGTGCTTTCTATTTAAACAACGCTAATGTTAAAATGACAAATTCAAATGTTTTTGGTAACTTTGCAAGTGGAAATCCAACAATAGCAATCCAATCCAGTAATGATCCGTTAATCAGTAACATTGACTTTGATGGTAACTGGTGGGGTAGTGATTCAGGGCCTACTGATGATGTATGGTTGAATGCAAACGCATTCAGAAATTGGAGACGTACAATTAATATTTGGGTACCAAATGACAATTCTAATTCAGATTCTGATAATGGGGGAACAGTTTCTAATCCTTGGTACAATCCAAATCTAGGAAATGTGAATGCGGGTTTAGGCACAGGATTTGGCTTGGGTACTGGTTCGGGCTTAGGTTCTGGTTCTGGTTCTGGTTCTGGCGGTAGTGGTAGCGGTAGTGGTAGCGGTGGTTCTGGTTCTGGTTCTGGTTCTGGCGGTAGCGGTTCTGGTTCTGGAGGGGGTAGCTTGATTCCTGGAGGGTCTGGAGGTAATTCGACTGTTCCCGGAGGTAATACTAATAGTACTGTTGCTTGGAATGATGTGGGCACTATAGGTCTTACTACAGCTTTGGGTTACACTTCAGCGGGTGAGTCTGGTAGTTCAGGAAAATCAGGCGGCAGTTCAGGCAGGGCTTATGAAATAGAAAATCCAGAAGATGAAAAAATTCACAGTGAAGAGCAGAATGCATTATGGGGATTTTTTGCAGTTTTATTCTTCATTGTTTTGTTGGCTGCAGGTTATCTGCGTAACAGGAAATCAGGATAA